A window of Gossypium hirsutum isolate 1008001.06 chromosome D13, Gossypium_hirsutum_v2.1, whole genome shotgun sequence genomic DNA:
ttgatcccagacttctttcatttctcgaaggtcattctggattacactgatacgggtaaaatcccacaattctgacacgtacccttcggtaagactatcgcctttctcccgttgtgtcgtttcagcccatattcgcacagccgcattatcctctactttatcaacaaaccccttttccatgataagctttctactgagaaactgaatgtaaatcgacacctcttttagaatgaagatgccatgcaatcacaaacaaagtaaattagcattaaacacagaataagatttaaaataagcgacaaataaatacaacactcatttaggtaagcactaaaaattggagtagctctacttaggtcagttcctatggctcattacatgtggtttgacTCTAAAGttgggtacctgaaccagcagattcctcgatcctcacccattataggctcatacggaccaagttcgattcagggggatacatttccctatggccatgcggagatgaaaatctcacgaagacataggtacggatgtatcccggaagcgattcactatcccatgcggaggtgaaaacctcacgaaggcgtagtttctcactcccacttaaaaaggtgtgaccaacggtcatgcaatgcaatgcagaaagatataaaatttagaatacaaaacatgataaaaactataactcaaaacaaatgaaatgcaatgagaggaccgtaaatttaaaccaaaattttaactttcgacaaaagacaaaaataatcaactcgtggcttgactctcttattttaaatccccagtggagtcgccaagctgttgacaccattttttggatgaaaaacggggttgacttgggttttgaaaaaagaaacggGAGCCGCCACCAATCCTCCTttttttttatgaggtgcgattggatcacctcgaagaggggttgtttttaataaacggtttgattttattaaaacaataagtttggtccacgaaattcagaacaaacgggttcgggagtcggttacgcacgaggaaggattagcacccttgatacgcccaaaattggtacctagttgattacttaatgtcttaatgtcaaaaattgagaaccttgaagaattttaaaaatacgatccttgtattaaaacgttgaaaattttcaggaaaaaggagatatttcacgttattcgagaaagagaatcatatccagtaagttaggacacaatgtctcaaattcccgatacgcggataaaaaatgcttatttaaaagatattttagccatctcggatttaaaatgagatcacgaccagtaagttaggacgcgactcTTTTTAAGATCTCgggatcatttaaaatttgagcttgaaaagattcgtgcatttagatttatcgagaaaaacgaaacccagtaagttagggcacgattttctcgattccaaacacgaaatgctattttttgaaaaaataaattttgttatatcgagtaaaaataaagcacaaaatcatagtgaaagcaaattacattatttatgcatagcaagatcataatgaacatgaaaatataaaaacgatgCAAACAATAGCCATTAATTTGAACGATCAAAtttataacatacaaaataacacaatataaaaacgaataaatttaaatcatccattcaaaataatgacaaaaatgaaataaataagtagCAAACACAATTaagtataaaaagatatatatagacatgagctaaaatatgtgtatacatgaattaatgaaatatataaagtatattttaataaaataaattaatatacatatatataaaaacatgtacatatatatagatGTATAAAACTAATGGAATACGAAAATAAAGAAATACACATAAAAGTAAGTGTATACATAttgtaaagtaaaaaaatatatatatgtacaaattaaagttttaaaatatgaaaatatacatatgtatacaaataaatacgttaatttatatacatgttaaaaatatattgaaaaagtgtatatatgtggattttaaaaatatataaaaaagtatattttaaactataaagattatatataaatatgtatatatttataagaatgaaaacatgtatatagatctatagatatgtacataagttataaaatgtatgaaaatatataagtatatatatattataagaataaTGCATGTATGTCATGCaagtatatgcatatatatatatacgtaccaaaggtttaaataaaataaataaaaataaataggaagaaataataataataatgataataataataataataataaactcaataataaataaaatgataggattaaactaaaaacaaaacaaaataccaGGGGAGAAATCAAAATAAGATAAGGCCACAAGATCGATTTGCGATGCGCGCAGAAGAAGGGGGATCGATTGAGCAATTTTCCCCAACCTTATGCGCATGTGCTCCGCACTGGACTAAATCGAAACGCATAAAAAGCAAgtggccaaatttaaaaatttgaatggGACCAGATCGCGCCATATTGCATGAGCGGAGGGACCGGATGTGCAAATAGTCCCTCCGAGCCTGAACGCGCGGATCTTAGACCCATTAAGGACGGGTTTTCGGGTCTTATAAAAATaacaggaaagaaaaaaaaactaaaacctacatcgttttttaaaaaaacagaGACACCCTCTGGTTCTCTCTCTCTGCCACAGCCCCTAAACCCAGGCCACCGTCTCCGCCTCCAAGGCCAGTGGCCGGAGTTACGCGAGAACGGCCCATTTGCCTTCTCTTTTTGAAGCGTCCCCGAAGGCTAAGCCTTCTCAGCCACAAGACCAAAAGGAAGAGGGATGAGATGCCCCTTTCGGTTTGAATCCAACGACGGCGAGGGTGGGGCTCCGACGCTAGCCCGTCGAAGCAAAAGGTACTTCCTTTCCCTTTTAGTTCCGTTTGTTTTATTGAACAGTTGCagagaaaaaaaagtaataaatgaaGACTAAAGTGAATAAGAAACCAGAACAGAGAAAAACGGGAGTCAACCTTTTTGAtctgttttttcttcttttcaattcGAAAAtgcagtgtttttttttttatttacaaagaTATTGCTTTTCTTTTATATCCCATTTACATTGTGTTTTAGTTGCGTTCTTTGTATTATCTATTGTGTGCTCCGACTTTCTCTGCCATTTTGCAGGTGTTGATGAGGCTAGGCACGGTGGGTGGCGATGGGACATGGCAGACGGCAGAGGGAGGGATGCGGCGCTAGGTTTGGCTAGGGTTTcgtttttctgaaaccctagctgGGTTTTTAGGGGGAATTGGGCTCGTTTTAGGCtggtggtttaggtttaggtGGGCCTTGGGTGTTTTATTCGGGTTGGTTTTGGGTAGCGGGCCACCGGGTAAATGGGCCTGCAAcaatggtggtggtggtgaagaTGATGATGTATCATTCCCAGAAGTGTCCATCGTTTGTCTGGCAGAAATAACCCTGTCAAGAGTTTGATCAGGGACTGCGATTCCTGTAGTCTCAAGGTCTGCAACAATGGCGATGGCAGCATCTAGTTCTCCCAGGTCAATACATAATGAGATTACTTCATCATAGAGGGGACTGTAACAAAAGAAACAGAATTAGATGGAGAGCTAGTCTTGAATTAAACAAACCATGCTATAGTCACATAAAATCAATTCCAAAATCTGGCAGAGATCTGAGTCAACGGTTTTAACTGTTACTTTGAATCGGATGCAAGAGTCAAACACCAGTATGTGTCTGCCATGAGCATTATTTAATTGTTTCTAAGCATTTCCACAAATAGGAAGGTTCTTAGAGGATTATATCCTCCTGTCCATGTCTGACAACATGTAGGACACTGGCCTTAGACACGAATACTTCAAGAAAAACAAGGAGTCGGAACAATAGCTTTCAAGTACGGCTAAATTAGTAGTGGCATCCAGTAAACCAAAAAATTGAGCTAAATAATAGAATTGATTTTCcattaatatgtataaatttaataatgtCTGAGTATTTCAAGAGGATTAATAATAGCAATCTATGTTTACCCAGACTGAAGTCCCTAAAGTACTTGTGTTCACTACATATGACCTTTCGAGCGTGGTTATGAAAGAATGACCCTACAAATATATGAATAAACTTAAAATGTAGAGCAGACCTGTGTCAAATACATACCCATATCTGACACCCAGTCCAGATAAATGTCTCATCCCAATTTTGACAAGTAGACTCAAGTTTCAGCCTATTCAACTATTTGACGGCTCTTGGAGGATCATATCCTCTACCCGTTTCTAGATATGTATCAGACACTAGTGTCGGACACAAGTACTTGAAAAAAAATGATGTAACACTTTAAATCAGCATCTTAATTCATCAGATAAGGGAACATCACATACCTCCCAAAGACAAAACCAAGACTGTGCGTCTTCTGCAGGATCTTCAAGAAGGCTGATGGCACAGGAGCCTTAATGGCTGCTCGCAATATCATTGCACAATCCCCAATGGTGGGTGTTCCACCTAATTCTATGACCTGAATAAAAAGTTAGGAAATTTCATTAGTtattgtaagaaaaataaatgcCAATACTCGAGGGAAATGGAAATGATCCTATGTAGCTCCAACCCTTCATTTTCCATGGAGTACACATGTCCGACACTTGTGTCTGACACATATTCAGAAATCGGTATTGGGATATGTCACTCTAATTGGTCCTCCAAATACATGTAGAACTTAGAAAAAGCTGAGCATGCTCATGTCGGACACATATCCATAACAAACACTCGCACCCAAATCCAACATAGAAATGGTCTAGCTTGGGTAAAAAATGAAGCATATCAATGCAATTTCAAGAGCTGCCTGATCTAGAAAGCAAGAAAACTAATCACAGCAGAAGCGTATGATGTGATAGAATATTCCCACCAAATTAAGGATTTTGGATTACAAAAAAACAGATAGaaatgttgatgaaaaatgaaatgtatatgaactagaAGAAAATATAAGATATTACTATTGAATACACAAGTAAACAGAAAATAAGAACATGCCTTTTGCATTACTTGAATTGCCAACTCAACTTCCCATTCCTGCGACCATCGTCGAGGAGGTTTATTTTTAAGTTCTCGCTCCCATGTCCAACCCCAAGCATCCGCTATAGTGTACATGTCTTCAACATCGAACACCTTTCTATCTCTCATCTCTTGAAATGCTTCGAAAATATCCTCAGGAAACcaatcttcatcatcatcatcctgtATCCACATGCAAAAGATGTATCAATGTCCCAAGTTCTAAAAAAGTAAATTTTGACGGTAAACCACTTCTATAAGCTGTAATATATCAAACAACATTATCTTTGTTACCTCTACAGATACTCGAGAAGATCTTCGTCTTGATTTTTTAGATCTAGTAGTTGTTTGGTCAGAGTCTTTCAACAATTGAACCCCAATCATTTGGAGAGGCTTCTTAGCTTCAACTTCCTTATCCTTAATCCTATCCACTTCTTGGCTTTCGGTTTGTTCTACTTCTTCCTCTTCCTCACCTTCCTCCTCTTCGATATCCTTTCCAGCATCTTCTACAACATCACTCTCATCCAGCTCATCATCTGCAGCTTCTGATTCATCTTCATCTATCAGCTTCACCTGATTAACATTCAAACCTTCTCCAAGAAACCGGCGTTTCCAGAATTCTGTATTTCCTTCTTCCAGCTTAATCCGAGAAATTAACTCATCTAGCTCCTCATCAACCTGCAAGAAATAcacaatcaaacaaaaaaattgttttacttAAATGCATTGATATGCAAATGGTACCATAACATGAATAAGAAAACAGATATTAATAACTTACaacctcttcttcttcctcctccacAGGAGGAACCCAAAGAGGCCGACCACGTGAGCGATTTATTCTCCTTGCTTTTTGGACACGCTGGTAAAGAACATTTCTTGTTCCATCGGTTGGTAGACCTTGAGCTTCAAGCTCTTCCTTTAGCTCAGATACTACCATCTTACTAGCAGCCTTGGGTTTTAAAACATTCTGGTCAGGACCTTTTATTATTTTCCTCAACCTCTCCACTACTCTCATGTAATCAGATTCTGTTGCATCACCCAAAGCTGCAAGTCCTTCATTCTGCAgggttttcaaaagcttccgatGGTATATCTTCCACTCTTCTAGACATCTTTGCTTGAAGGAGGTTTCCATAGGGTTTGAATATATAAATCCTGTAGCATCAGGATCCAGAGGTGTTTTTCCTCTTCGAGGCACCCATCGTTTGCGCTCACCTGTAAGCCCACCCTCTTCAATGTACCTGGGAGAATAGCATCATTAATGATCAACTTACCGACAGAATTGTGGAACATATTTTGGGCAAAATATGGCATGCTGAATCTTCCAGTAACACACAGAATGCATGATAggagaattataagttaagaaattATAGAACCAGATTTTACTGTTGATTAGAAGGCACACCTAGCAATGTAATCAATCTCATAACCAAGTTCAGCTTCTTCTTGCAGAGGTTCAATCCATGAGCTAACTAGCGTTCGATATTTTCTGCTCAGAATCATAGCTCTTGGTGGAATAGGTTGGTTATCTTTGGACATAGCTTCTAGAGCTTCTAGCAATTCAACGACTCTTCCTGATCCAATCATAAGTACATGGTgataaaattaaatgtaaaacaaagaaaaattaacttaaatgGCCAGATAGAACAGATTACAAGATACCTTCTCGGCATAATGCTCGAAGATACAAAGAAAGTGGATCATCAAAGTTTCCTTCATTGTGCAACACTATTGTTCCCCCTTCATAGTTCTTTAGTGCATGAAAATGACGAATAGCTTCCCTTACAACACAATACTTGGTAAAACACTCC
This region includes:
- the LOC107920396 gene encoding uncharacterized protein isoform X1; translated protein: MSLLFSHALPPSLPPLSGHRNALVFATISTQKRKSSSRRKKRQPQQNKDEGNATLSSSNGSTALSALEKSLRLTFMEELMQKARSRDTVGVSDVIYDMIAAGLTPGPRSFHGLVVAHVLNGDVEGALQALRRELGVGVRPLHETLVSMVRLFGSKGLATKGLEVLAAMEKLNYDIRQAWIILVEELVRNKYLEDANAVFLKGAKGGLRATNELYDLMIEEDCKAGDHSNALEIAYEMEAAGRMATTFHFNCLLSVQATCGIPEIAFATFENMEYGEEYMKPDTETYNWVIQAYTRAESYDRVQDVAELLGMMVEDHKRLQPNVKTYALLVECFTKYCVVREAIRHFHALKNYEGGTIVLHNEGNFDDPLSLYLRALCREGRVVELLEALEAMSKDNQPIPPRAMILSRKYRTLVSSWIEPLQEEAELGYEIDYIARYIEEGGLTGERKRWVPRRGKTPLDPDATGFIYSNPMETSFKQRCLEEWKIYHRKLLKTLQNEGLAALGDATESDYMRVVERLRKIIKGPDQNVLKPKAASKMVVSELKEELEAQGLPTDGTRNVLYQRVQKARRINRSRGRPLWVPPVEEEEEEVVDEELDELISRIKLEEGNTEFWKRRFLGEGLNVNQVKLIDEDESEAADDELDESDVVEDAGKDIEEEEGEEEEEVEQTESQEVDRIKDKEVEAKKPLQMIGVQLLKDSDQTTTRSKKSRRRSSRVSVEDDDDEDWFPEDIFEAFQEMRDRKVFDVEDMYTIADAWGWTWERELKNKPPRRWSQEWEVELAIQVMQKVIELGGTPTIGDCAMILRAAIKAPVPSAFLKILQKTHSLGFVFGSPLYDEVISLCIDLGELDAAIAIVADLETTGIAVPDQTLDRVISARQTMDTSGNDTSSSSPPPPLLQAHLPGGPLPKTNPNKTPKAHLNLNHQPKTSPIPPKNPARVSEKRNPSQT
- the LOC107920396 gene encoding uncharacterized protein isoform X2 — protein: MSLLFSHALPPSLPPLSGHRNALVFATISTQKRKSSSRRKKRQPQQNKDEGNATLSSSNGSTALSALEKSLRLTFMEELMQKARSRDTVGVSDVIYDMIAAGLTPGPRSFHGLVVAHVLNGDVEGALQALRRELGVGVRPLHETLVSMVRLFGSKGLATKGLEVLAAMEKLNYDIRQAWIILVEELVRNKYLEDANAVFLKGAKGGLRATNELYDLMIEEDCKAGDHSNALEIAYEMEAAGRMATTFHFNCLLSVQATCGIPEIAFATFENMEYGEEYMKPDTETYNWVIQAYTRAESYDRVQDVAELLGMMVEDHKRLQPNVKTYALLVECFTKYCVVREAIRHFHALKNYEGGTIVLHNEGNFDDPLSLYLRALCREGRVVELLEALEAMSKDNQPIPPRAMILSRKYRTLVSSWIEPLQEEAELGYEIDYIARYIEEGGLTGERKRWVPRRGKTPLDPDATGFIYSNPMETSFKQRCLEEWKIYHRKLLKTLQNEGLAALGDATESDYMRVVERLRKIIKGPDQNVLKPKAASKMVVSELKEELEAQGLPTDGTRNVLYQRVQKARRINRSRGRPLWVPPVEEEEEEVDEELDELISRIKLEEGNTEFWKRRFLGEGLNVNQVKLIDEDESEAADDELDESDVVEDAGKDIEEEEGEEEEEVEQTESQEVDRIKDKEVEAKKPLQMIGVQLLKDSDQTTTRSKKSRRRSSRVSVEDDDDEDWFPEDIFEAFQEMRDRKVFDVEDMYTIADAWGWTWERELKNKPPRRWSQEWEVELAIQVMQKVIELGGTPTIGDCAMILRAAIKAPVPSAFLKILQKTHSLGFVFGSPLYDEVISLCIDLGELDAAIAIVADLETTGIAVPDQTLDRVISARQTMDTSGNDTSSSSPPPPLLQAHLPGGPLPKTNPNKTPKAHLNLNHQPKTSPIPPKNPARVSEKRNPSQT
- the LOC107920396 gene encoding uncharacterized protein isoform X3, with product MVRLFGSKGLATKGLEVLAAMEKLNYDIRQAWIILVEELVRNKYLEDANAVFLKGAKGGLRATNELYDLMIEEDCKAGDHSNALEIAYEMEAAGRMATTFHFNCLLSVQATCGIPEIAFATFENMEYGEEYMKPDTETYNWVIQAYTRAESYDRVQDVAELLGMMVEDHKRLQPNVKTYALLVECFTKYCVVREAIRHFHALKNYEGGTIVLHNEGNFDDPLSLYLRALCREGRVVELLEALEAMSKDNQPIPPRAMILSRKYRTLVSSWIEPLQEEAELGYEIDYIARYIEEGGLTGERKRWVPRRGKTPLDPDATGFIYSNPMETSFKQRCLEEWKIYHRKLLKTLQNEGLAALGDATESDYMRVVERLRKIIKGPDQNVLKPKAASKMVVSELKEELEAQGLPTDGTRNVLYQRVQKARRINRSRGRPLWVPPVEEEEEEVVDEELDELISRIKLEEGNTEFWKRRFLGEGLNVNQVKLIDEDESEAADDELDESDVVEDAGKDIEEEEGEEEEEVEQTESQEVDRIKDKEVEAKKPLQMIGVQLLKDSDQTTTRSKKSRRRSSRVSVEDDDDEDWFPEDIFEAFQEMRDRKVFDVEDMYTIADAWGWTWERELKNKPPRRWSQEWEVELAIQVMQKVIELGGTPTIGDCAMILRAAIKAPVPSAFLKILQKTHSLGFVFGSPLYDEVISLCIDLGELDAAIAIVADLETTGIAVPDQTLDRVISARQTMDTSGNDTSSSSPPPPLLQAHLPGGPLPKTNPNKTPKAHLNLNHQPKTSPIPPKNPARVSEKRNPSQT